The Stigmatella aurantiaca DW4/3-1 genome contains the following window.
CCGGCCTGCAAGGGACCCGGAAGGTAGGACAGCCGCTCCTTTCGGGCGAAGCCACCGCGGGCCGCTCGTGGAGCGGGGCGGAAATAGCCTATCCTCCGTCCTCCCGGCCCGGGGCCGCCCCTGAATGATTCGTTCCATGGTCCATCGCTTGAAGCTGTTCTGGAAGCTGGCGCTGATCGCGATGCTCATTCCGGCGTCCATCAGCGCGATGCTGATCGTGGCCTTATTGGGCACGGGCTCGCTGAAGGCCGAGTACGACAACCTCTACGGCTTCATGCTCTTGCCGGTCATGACGCTCGGCCAAGGTCACACCGAGTCGGAGGCACTGGCGGGCAAGTTGCGGCTGCTGGCGCGGGCCCCCCTGTCCCTGGAGGAGCGGGAGGCGCGGGTCCTCGAGGTCCGGGAGCACGACCGGAAGATGCGCGAGAACATGACGCTCTACGCGCGCGAGTGGGTCACCTCGATGAGCTCCGACTTCACCGATGACCTCTCCGCGGCCGACCGGGAGTCGCTGCGCAAGGAGGAGCTCGCCGCGTTGCAGCTCTTCGAGCTGGCATACGCCGGCTACATCCCGGTGCGAGACCGGATCCTCACCGGGGCCTCCGTGGACGCGGAGCTGCTGGAGGATGCGCTGGGGCGCATCGACGCGGCGATGAACGCCCTGGTGCAGCTCAACCGGCGCATCGCCGAGCTGTCCAACGCGAACGCCCAGTCCTCCCTGTTGTGGATGCAGGCGTTCCTGGCGCTCCTGGCGCTGATGCTCAGCGGGGTGGGCATCGCGGTGGCCTGGAGGCTCTCGCGCATCATCATCCAGCCCATCTCCCGGCTCACCCGGATGACGCTGCGCCTGTCCCGGGGCGATGTGGAGATTCTCGAGGAGGGCGAGCAGTCGCTGGCGCTGGACCCCGACACGAAGGACGAGATTGGCCTGCTGCTGCGGGCCACCCTGGACATGGTCCACTCCACGCAGCAGATGGTCTCCGCGGCGGTGAGCATCTCCCATGGAGACCTGACGGTGCGGGTTCAACCCCGCTCGCCGAAGGATGCGCTGGGCATCGCGCTGGGGCAGATGGTGGCGCAGCTCACGAAGATCGTCACCCAGGTGCGGCTCGGCTCGTCCTCGCTGGCGTCCGCCTCGGCCATGTTGGCCTCCGAAACGCAGGGGCTGGCGCTCGATGCCCGTGAGCAGGCCGCCGCCGTGGACGAGAACGCGCAGACGCTCAAGGAGATCAGCGCCTCGGTGATGCGCAACGCCGAGAGCTGCCACCAGATGGAGGACATGGCGCGGCTGGGGGCCCAGGACGCCCAGGCCAGTGGCCAGGCGGTGGGGCAGACGGTGGAGGCCATGCGGCGCATCTCCGCCAACGTCTCGCTCATCGAGGAGCTGGCCCACCAGACGAACATGCTGGCGCTCAACGCGGCCATCGAGGCCATCCGCGCGGGCGAGCACGGCAAGAGCTTCAACGTGGTGGCGGGCGAGGTGCGCCGGTTGGCCAACCGCAGCAAGGGGGCCGCGCGGGAGATTGGCGAGCTGGCCATCTCCAGCATGGGCGTGGCGGAGCAGTCCGGGCGGTTGTTGAAGGACCTGGTGCCAGCCATTCAGCGCACGGCGGACGTGGTGCACGAGGTGGCTTCCTCGACGCGCGAGCAGTCCACGAGCGTGGAGCTGATGAGCCACGCGATGTCCCAGGTGAAGCAGGCCACGGGCGGCAACGCGACGTCCGCTGGGCAGCTCGCGGGCTCGGCGGAGCAGCTCGCCGCCCAGGCGGACTCCCTGCGGCGGCTCATGGGCTTCTTCCGCGTGGCGGATGGGGAGCCCCCCCGCAGCCTCGTCGAGAACACCGAGCCACCCTCCGCGGCCGAGCCGGCCGAGCCGCTGTCCACCTCCCACCTGACGCAAGGCGTGCCGGGCCTGGAGGAGGCGCTCGCGCGCGAGCTGGCCGGCGAGTTCAAGACTTCCTGAGAGGGCTCAGGCGGAAGGGGGCAGGTGCTCCCGGATGACGCCGAGCCAGTAGTCCCGGCCGTAGTACTGGCTCATCTTGCCGAGCAGCTTGCCGTCCCGGAACAGCAGGAAGGTGGGGATGCCGAAGAGGCCGAAGCGCCGCGCCAGCTCCTCGTCCTGGTAGGCGTTCACCTTCACCACGCGCATGCGCGCCCCTTCCAGCTCGGCCAGGAGGGCGGGCTCGGCCGCCGCGTACACCTCGCAGTTCGGGCAGCCCTCGCCCCAGAAATCCACCACCACCAGCTCGCCCTGGGGCTCGAGCACCAGCGCGTCAAAGGTGGCCTGGGTGGCATCGTAGGTCGTGGGGTGGGACATGGGTCCTCAGGGAACGATGGGCCGGCGCTCGAAGTCCTCGCTGCCGCGCGTCTTGCGCCCGTACACCTGACCGGCGGGCAGGGGGCCATAGTAGACGGCATCCTCCGGTGAGTACACGAGCGGCTTGCCCGCCTCGGACACCCGCCGTGCGTCGAAGAGGCCCACCTCGCCGCCCTGACGCGAGAGGGTGATGGGCAGGTGGTCTGGCCCCGCGTCCGTGTTGCCATCGGCGATGATCCGCACACGCTGATCCGGCGCCAGGGTGATGGCTGGCAACCGGTACCGTGGGGTGCCGCGCAGGTCGGCCGTCAGCTCATAGTGGTCCAGTGCCACGGGGACCGCGCCCCGGTTGTGCAGCTCCACATAGCCCGCGCTGCCCGCGGCCACCTCGTGGATGACGAGGGAGCCGGTGCCGTGCGCCCTCAGATCCTTCATCGTCTTGAGCAGGAAGGCGCGGCGGTCGCGCACGTATTTCTTGAGGGCGTCGCGGGCGCGCGCCACGTGGGCGGGCGAGACATAGGGGTCCATGGCCAGCTCCGGGCCCGCCACGGCCCACAGCGCATCGATGTGGGCGTTCGCCCGGGCCTCCGAGAAGGGGCCCTCCAGGGCCTGCTCCAGCTTGGCCAGCACCCGCTCGCGCAGGGCGGGCCGGTCCCAGACGCGGGTGGCCAGGATGCTCCAGGTGGGGCGCTGGTTGGGGCGGTCCTCCTGGCGCTGCTCCCACAGTTCCTGCACGCCCGGGTCATACAAGGTGAAGGACTGGGGCCAGCGGTGGGAGATGATCGAGTAGGTCTCGTCCCACGTGCGCCAGTAGAGCATCCGCGCGTTGTTGAGATCCCACGGCACGTACATCCACTGGTCCTTCAGGTGCTCGTGGACCCAGTAGCTGCGCGAGTCCTCGACGACGTTGTTGGAGATGAGCGCGTCCATGGCGAGGTTGCCCAGGTACGCCTCCACATCCACGAAGCGCTCCAGCTTCGCCTCGAACTCGGCGTCATCGGAGTGGTTCACCCAGGTGAGGAAGGTGTCGAGGTCCGCGCGGCTGACGTCCTCGTTGGTCTTCTTCTCGAAGTCCCCCTGGTAGGAGCCGCCGGGCTGGAGCGTCATCTCGCAGTTGCGGTGGCCGCAG
Protein-coding sequences here:
- a CDS encoding methyl-accepting chemotaxis protein; amino-acid sequence: MVHRLKLFWKLALIAMLIPASISAMLIVALLGTGSLKAEYDNLYGFMLLPVMTLGQGHTESEALAGKLRLLARAPLSLEEREARVLEVREHDRKMRENMTLYAREWVTSMSSDFTDDLSAADRESLRKEELAALQLFELAYAGYIPVRDRILTGASVDAELLEDALGRIDAAMNALVQLNRRIAELSNANAQSSLLWMQAFLALLALMLSGVGIAVAWRLSRIIIQPISRLTRMTLRLSRGDVEILEEGEQSLALDPDTKDEIGLLLRATLDMVHSTQQMVSAAVSISHGDLTVRVQPRSPKDALGIALGQMVAQLTKIVTQVRLGSSSLASASAMLASETQGLALDAREQAAAVDENAQTLKEISASVMRNAESCHQMEDMARLGAQDAQASGQAVGQTVEAMRRISANVSLIEELAHQTNMLALNAAIEAIRAGEHGKSFNVVAGEVRRLANRSKGAAREIGELAISSMGVAEQSGRLLKDLVPAIQRTADVVHEVASSTREQSTSVELMSHAMSQVKQATGGNATSAGQLAGSAEQLAAQADSLRRLMGFFRVADGEPPRSLVENTEPPSAAEPAEPLSTSHLTQGVPGLEEALARELAGEFKTS
- a CDS encoding thioredoxin family protein, which gives rise to MSHPTTYDATQATFDALVLEPQGELVVVDFWGEGCPNCEVYAAAEPALLAELEGARMRVVKVNAYQDEELARRFGLFGIPTFLLFRDGKLLGKMSQYYGRDYWLGVIREHLPPSA
- a CDS encoding CotH kinase family protein gives rise to the protein MSQRCGWWVVAMVGLLACGPTPVSKDPPPKNETGVDPLPGQPELPFPPGEGPGTSDGGPPPPAGGGLDAGIPDAGPRLGEFPPVQTRLPRFELYIAPEDLAKLDAHPTSDDTVPVVVVLDGQSAPGQIRYRGASTRTLPQKSFKIELDSGYDLDDRDHFNLLASWNDGGKLTEKFAVDLYTAMGLPVPSAQYVRVSLNGQHNGLYVDMEHVGKEYLKHHGRERNASVYRCGHRNCEMTLQPGGSYQGDFEKKTNEDVSRADLDTFLTWVNHSDDAEFEAKLERFVDVEAYLGNLAMDALISNNVVEDSRSYWVHEHLKDQWMYVPWDLNNARMLYWRTWDETYSIISHRWPQSFTLYDPGVQELWEQRQEDRPNQRPTWSILATRVWDRPALRERVLAKLEQALEGPFSEARANAHIDALWAVAGPELAMDPYVSPAHVARARDALKKYVRDRRAFLLKTMKDLRAHGTGSLVIHEVAAGSAGYVELHNRGAVPVALDHYELTADLRGTPRYRLPAITLAPDQRVRIIADGNTDAGPDHLPITLSRQGGEVGLFDARRVSEAGKPLVYSPEDAVYYGPLPAGQVYGRKTRGSEDFERRPIVP